The genome window TGTGGGTTATTGCAGAGACCAGAGATAGAGAACATATGTACAGCTTCTAAATCATATAGTTGCAATGAGTTGTTATGTCAGTTGATGATTCATGTGTACAATAGCGTTGCCATTTATTGAGTTGTTTGTGATGCAGATTGTTTGTGTGATGTATCACATGTGATTGCATCTCGCACGTAAGTCGTTAACTTCAATCTCATTTGTTTTGCTTGTAGGTGGACTCCTTATGGAACTACCAAGTGCATGATTTGCAAGCAGCAAGTGCACCAGGATGGAAAATACTGTCACACCTGTGCTTACTCCAAAGGTATTATTTCTAATTGTTGATCTAGCTGGTTTGTTACCTTTGGTTATTGCTGGAAAGTCTAATGTATGTGATGATGTTATGCAGGAGTTTGCGCGATGTGCGGTAAGCAAGTACTCGACACCAAGTTATACAAGCAAAGCAATGTATAATGCAAGTCAGATGTTGTTGGTTGGCATTGTCTATTTGGTGTGCTGACTCATAGCTAAACT of Prunus dulcis chromosome 4, ALMONDv2, whole genome shotgun sequence contains these proteins:
- the LOC117624952 gene encoding cysteine-rich PDZ-binding protein; translated protein: MVCEKCEKKLSKVIVPDKWKEGASNTTEGGGRKINENKLLSKKKRWTPYGTTKCMICKQQVHQDGKYCHTCAYSKGVCAMCGKQVLDTKLYKQSNV